The following proteins come from a genomic window of Carcharodon carcharias isolate sCarCar2 chromosome 10, sCarCar2.pri, whole genome shotgun sequence:
- the fam222ba gene encoding protein FAM222B has product MRSAQYPTPAELDAYAKKVANNPLTIKIFPNSVKVPQRKHLRRTVNGLDTSGQRFSPYPSQASSHRGLLAIVKLPTRRIVKDFDGTRARLLPDMNPPSAPYAAPSTLSHPQNMLLQPGLHGYRKMRPDGDAPPNVTVSTSTIPLSMAANLQQNRPSDLNSIVHQIYQMCQASAGLTTTSVCEGQIANPSPISRNVLIHASTRVSGHGVPGHLPPCIVNPGDPTITMTAIAPGGVAMGNMNRMQAAYQNDIDSATWHQHQLAQLQHLTRDTAGTGHPNKLHREISGAGFTSKTLSYPAELCLGQPYNLKVPGDKLSPSPPVNGIQGALPYSNGQYFQPIWNNILPTPNSDSSGSQDLGMVFHGGASGPVDCVAGTHFRAGAGSSSQTNVLQTVDYLGGDYQNSCFRDQTMGMLGKVHRPSISRGPEPNLNQNSHIHHHVYR; this is encoded by the coding sequence ATGAGATCAGCACAGTACCCAACCCCAGCAGAATTGGATGCATATGCTAAGAAAGTTGCCAACAATCCACTGACTATAAAAATCTTCCCAAATAGTGTCAAAGTACCACAAAGGAAACACCTCCGTCGTACGGTGAACGGTTTAGATACTTCGGGCCAGCGATTCAGCCCTTATCCTTCTCAGGCCAGTTCACATCGTGGTTTACTCGCGATCGTCAAGCTGCCCACGAGAAGGATTGTGAAAGACTTTGACGGAACCCGCGCGAGGTTGCTGCCGGATATGAACCCCCCGTCTGCTCCGTACGCTGCACCTAGCACTTTATCCCACCCCCAAAACATGCTGCTGCAACCGGGTTTACATGGATACCGGAAGATGCGCCCAGACGGGGATGCCCCTCCCAATGTCACGGTGTCTACCTCAACCATTCCGCTCTCCATGGCTGCTAACCTGCAGCAGAATAGGCCCTCTGACTTGAACAGCATTGTGCACCAGATATACCAGATGTGCCAGGCCAGCGCGGGCCTTACCACTACCTCAGTCTGTGAGGGACAGATCGCCAACCCCAGCCCCATCAGCCGTAATGTGCTGATCCACGCCAGCACCCGCGTGTCTGGCCACGGTGTGCCGGGTCACCTGCCTCCCTGCATTGTAAATCCCGGTGACCCAACCATCACCATGACGGCCATTGCCCCTGGCGGTGTTGCCATGGGCAATATGAACAGGATGCAAGCAGCCTACCAGAATGACATAGATTCTGCCACATGGCATCAGCACCAATTGGCACAGTTGCAACATCTGACCAGAGACACTGCTGGCACAGGGCATCCCAACAAGCTCCACAGAGAGATTTCTGGAGCTGGATTCACCAGCAAGACGTTGAGTTACCCTGCTGAGCTGTGCCTGGGCCAGCCTTACAATCTGAAGGTTCCTGGGGATAAATTGTCGCCATCGCCCCCGGTCAACGGAATCCAAGGGGCTTTGCCATACTCCAACGGGCAGTACTTCCAGCCAATATGGAACAACATCCTTCCGACTCCCAACAGCGACAGCTCCGGGTCCCAGGACCTGGGGATGGTGTTTCATGGAGGAGCCTCGGGCCCAGTGGACTGCGTGGCGGGGACTCACTTTCGAGCTGGAGCTGGTTCCTCCAGCCAAACGAATGTCCTGCAGACCGTGGACTATCTGGGTGGGGACTACCAGAACTCCTGCTTTAGGGACCAGACTATGGGGATGCTGGGGAAGGTCCACAGGCCCTCCATCAGCCGAGGCCCAGAACCAAATCTTAATCAGAATAGTCATATTCACCACCATGTGTACAGATGA